In Vitis vinifera cultivar Pinot Noir 40024 chromosome 11, ASM3070453v1, a genomic segment contains:
- the LOC100250908 gene encoding probable xyloglucan endotransglucosylase/hydrolase protein 26, which produces MGSFQVLFVALLVTAVAFEQSFVDANFSKSMYFNWGASHSSILGNGDDLQLVLDSTSGSGVQTKRAFLFGSIEMLIKLVPGNSAGTVTAYYLSSTGSKHDEIDFEFLGNVSGQPYTIHTNIYTQGNGSREQQFYLWFDPTADFHNYTIHWNPTEVVWYIDSIPIRVFRNYENEGIAYPSKQGMRVYSSIWNADNWATRGGLVKIDWYSAPFVARFRHFRARACKWNGPVSIDQCASKSPANWWTSPVYSQLSYAKKGQMKWVRDNHMIYDYCKDTKRFQGNMPPECFKPQF; this is translated from the exons ATGGGGAGTTTTCAAGTTTTGTTTGTAGCTCTATTAGTCACTGCAGTTGCATTTGAACAAAGCTTCGTTGACGCCAACTTTTCCAAGAGCATGTATTTCAACTGGGGTGCTAGCCATTCCTCAATTCTGGGAAATGGCGACGATCTTCAACTTGTGTTGGATTCAACTTCAG GTTCTGGTGTTCAAACAAAGAGAGCGTTCCTATTTGGAAGTATTGAAATGCTGATCAAGTTGGTACCTGGGAATTCTGCTGGCACAGTAACTGCATACTAC CTGTCCTCTACAGGAAGCAAGCATGATGAGATCGACTTTGAGTTCTTAGGGAACGTATCTGGACAACCTTACACCATCCACACGAATATCTATACGCAAGGAAATGGAAGCAGAGAACAACAGTTCTACCTCTGGTTTGATCCAACCGCTGATTTCCACAACTACACCATACACTGGAACCCCACTGAAGTAGT GTGGTACATTGATAGCATACCAATTCGAGTTTTCCGGAACTACGAGAATGAAGGAATTGCTTACCCCAGCAAACAAGGTATGAGGGTTTACTCCAGTATATGGAATGCTGATAACTGGGCAACTAGAGGTGGGCTTGTTAAAATCGACTGGTATAGTGCGCCCTTTGTAGCCAGATTCCGCCATTTCAGGGCAAGGGCTTGCAAGTGGAATGGACCAGTCAGCATTGATCAATGTGCCTCCAAATCCCCTGCTAACTGGTGGACTTCTCCAGTATACAGCCAGTTGAGTTATGCTAAGAAGGGTCAGATGAAGTGGGTCAGAGATAACCATATGATCTATGATTACTGCAAAGATACAAAGAGATTCCAAGGAAATATGCCTCCTGAATGTTTTAAGCCACAATTCTAA
- the LOC100245760 gene encoding aldehyde oxidase GLOX1, producing the protein MAVVFENQGDPKRRRTTINAKNKRRGRERGEKAIKDISGSGAPLRARAIGGASSMAVLLRALCLLPLLFHVGFGQLLPFFGGKFGRNEDESDSKPDFGADYKGEWEVVSKDSGVSAMHLILMPKNNKAIMFDATVFGPSNIQLPKSEKCRPVPDSKTNEIDCWAHAVEYDIETAEVRPLKVLTNPWCSSGGLAADGTLVGTGGWKEGGKSVRLLSGCATCDWEDSPNALSGYRWYATQQILPDGSFFLLGGRRVFSYEFLSAQGISNRKSFNFPFLRETTDLAENNLYPFVHLSPDGNLFILANNRSILFSPTSGQIIREFPVLPGGSRNYPASGMSALLPLNLQGGNAKDIQAEVLVCGGAKPEAFNLAEKKTFLPALKDCGRIQITNPAAAWKIETMPSRRVMGDMLLLPTGDVLMLNGAEQGTSAWGAAEVPNFTPVLYSPQKPMNERFTELEPTSIARMYHSSSAVLPDGKILVAGSNTNPGYNFKGVKYPTEMRVEKFSPPYLDPSLQAHKPVILQDFSQATLRYGQKFLVKINLSGWDVETTDIKVTMYAPPFTTHGFSMNQRLLILGMNNVNQSFLGFYNIVATAPPSGTIAPPGYYLLYVVHRGVPSTGMWVHIQ; encoded by the exons ATGGCTGTTGTCTTTGAAAACCAAGGTGACCCAAAAAGACGAAGGACCACCATAAATGCTAAAAACAAGAGgcgagggagagagagaggagaaaaggCTATCAAAGATATATCTGGTAGTGGCGCCCCCTTGAGAGCAAGAGCCATTGGAGGAGCTTCTTCAATGGCAGTCTTGCTAAGAGCCCTATGTCTCCTCCCTCTCTTATTCCATGTGGGGTTTGGACAATTACTGCCATTCTTTGGAGGAAAGTTTGGTCGCAACGAGGATGAATCAGATTCAAAACCAGATTTTGGTGCTGACTATAAGGGTGAGTGGGAGGTGGTTTCTAAGGATTCCGGGGTCTCCGCCATGCACTTGATCTTGATGCCCAAAAACAACAAGGCCATCATGTTCGATGCCACGGTCTTTGGTCCATCAAACATTCAATTGCCTAAGAGTGAAAAATGCCGTCCAGTTCCTGACAGCAAAACCAATGAAATTGACTGTTGGGCTCATGCTGTGGAGTATGACATTGAAACCGCAGAAGTTAGGCCACTCAAG GTTTTGACAAACCCTTGGTGCTCCTCGGGAGGGCTGGCAGCAGATGGCACCCTGGTGGGCACTGGTGGTTGGAAGGAGGGAGGAAAGAGCGTTAGACTCCTCTCTGGATGTGCCACCTGCGATTGGGAGGATTCTCCAAATGCACTTTCAGGATATAGATG GTACGCAACACAGCAAATTCTACCAGATGGCAGCTTCTTCCTACTAGGTGGTCGTCGTGTGTTTAGTTACGAGTTTCTGTCAGCTCAAGGAATATCCAATCGCAAAAGCTTTAACTTCCCATTCCTCCGAGAAACCACTGATCTTGCTGAAAATAATCTATACCCTTTCGTCCACCTCTCCCCCGATGGAAACCTCTTCATCTTGGCTAACAACCGATCAATCCTTTTTAGCCCTACAAGCGGACAGATCATCCGTGAGTTCCCCGTCCTGCCCGGAGGCTCCCGCAACTATCCGGCATCCGGCATGTCCGCTCTCCTGCCTCTAAACCTCCAAGGCGGAAATGCAAAAGACATCCAGGCCGAAGTCCTGGTCTGTGGCGGGGCAAAACCTGAGGCATTCAACTTGGCTGAGAAGAAAACATTTTTGCCTGCTTTGAAAGATTGTGGGAGAATTCAAATCACGAACCCCGCCGCCGCCTGGAAGATTGAAACCATGCCATCACGCCGAGTCATGGGTGATATGTTGCTTCTTCCAACCGGAGATGTTCTAATGCTCAATGGTGCCGAACAGGGTACTTCCGCCTGGGGAGCCGCCGAGGTCCCCAACTTCACGCCAGTTCTTTACAGTCCCCAAAAGCCTATGAACGAAAGGTTTACCGAGCTAGAGCCGACCTCAATTGCCCGCATGTATCATTCATCGTCTGCAGTTCTTCCCGATGGGAAAATTCTAGTTGCAGGCAGCAATACAAATCCAGGATACAATTTCAAGGGTGTGAAATACCCCACTGAGATGAGGGTCGAGAAGTTCTCACCACCTTACTTGGATCCATCACTCCAAGCTCACAAGCCAGTGATCCTCCAAGATTTCTCACAGGCCACGTTGAGATACGGGCAAAAATTTTTGGTGAAGATCAATTTAAGTGGTTGGGATGTAGAGACGACGGATATAAAGGTGACAATGTATGCACCACCATTCACGACACATGGGTTCTCCATGAATCAAAGGTTGCTGATCCTGGGGATGAACAATGTGAACCAATCGTTTCTAGGATTCTATAATATTGTGGCAACGGCGCCGCCATCGGGGACAATTGCTCCGCCGGGGTATTATCTACTCTATGTTGTTCACCGGGGTGTGCCCAGCACTGGAATGTGGGTTCACATCCAGTAG